From Glycine max cultivar Williams 82 chromosome 11, Glycine_max_v4.0, whole genome shotgun sequence, the proteins below share one genomic window:
- the LOC100775804 gene encoding Ras-related protein RABE1c-like (The RefSeq protein has 1 substitution compared to this genomic sequence), which produces MAAPPARARADYVYLIKLLLIGDSGVGKSCLLLRFSDGSFTTSFITTIGIDFKIRTIELDGKRIKLQIWDTAGQERFRTITTAYYRGAMGILLVYDVTDEASFNNIRNWIRNIEQHASDNVNKILVGNKADMDESKRAVPTSKGQALADEYGIKFFETSAKTNLNVEEVFFSIARDIKQRLADTDSKAEPSTIKINQDQSGGAGQAAQKSACCG; this is translated from the exons ATGGCTGCTCCACCGGCAAGGGCTCGTGCCGATTACGATTATCTCATAAAGCTTCTCTTGATCGGTGACAGcg GTGTTGGAAAAAGTTGCCTCCTCCTGCGTTTCTCCGATGGGTCTTTCACCACTAGTTTCATCACAACTATAGG CATTGATTTTAAGATAAGAACCATTGAGCTTGATGGAAAACGGATCAAGCTCCAAATTTGGGATACTGCGGGGCAGGAGCGGTTTCGGACAATTACAACTG CTTACTATCGCGGTGCTATGGGCATATTGCTAGTCTATGATGTTACAGATGAAGCATCATTTAATA ATATCAGGAATTGGATTCGCAATATTGAGCAACATGCTTCAGACAATGTTAACAAAATACTGGTGGGGAACAAAGCTGATATGGATGAAAGCAAAAGG gctgtgcctacgtccaaggGCCAAGCACTGGCTGACGAGTATGGGATCAAATTCTTTGAAACT AGTGCAAAGACAAATCTAAACGTGGAGGAAGTTTTCTTCTCAATAGCAAGAGATATAAAACAAAGGCTGGCTGACACTGACTCCAAGGCAGAG CCTTCAACAATCAAAATCAACCAAGACCAGTCAGGAGGGGCTGGACAGGCTGCACAAAAATCGGCTTGTTGTGGTTGA
- the LOC100802229 gene encoding uncharacterized protein, whose protein sequence is MSLQNKGFWMVKGSGHINDRDTVFDNPTKIEPKRPHQWFVDAAEVDFFPNKKQAVEDADEKSSPGFSNVNIPPWENNPNFHSVPNQFIGRLFGSETRPVNFTEKNTYVLADDSNVRSKMVTNQYGDEASFGLSISHSIEDSEACVNFGGIKKVKVNQVKEVDVQALEGHNFGRQSNGDLHQAYNREVETRSASIGQAFDKDRDATLMGLTYSRGDAHVRSFGASFVKGDDSIVSISESYNKEDTNIISFGGFPDERDIISVGRPAAEYDQLYNQSSVHVSTTAHEKELDVSSSDAVASTLQVAKVKSETVSKNKQELKTAKKEAPNSFPSNVRSLISTGILDGVPVKYVSVSREELRGIIKGSGYLCGCQSCNYTKVLNAYEFERHAGCKTKHPNNHIYFENGKTIYQIVQELRSTPESLLFDTIQTVFGAPINQKAFRNWKESFQAATRELQRIYGKEELNL, encoded by the exons ATG TCTTTGCAAAACAAGGGATTTTGGATGGTAAAGGGTTCTGGACACATTAATGACAGAGATACAGTATTTGATAATCCCACCAAAATTGAACCAAAACGACCTCATCAATGGTTTGTTGATGCTGCTGAAGTAGATTTTTTTCCAAACAAGAAACAAGCCGTAGAAGATGCAGATGAAAAATCTAGTCCTggattttcaaatgtaaatattCCTCCCTGGGAGAACAATCCCAATTTTCATTCAGTCCCAAACCAATTTATTGGCCGGTTATTTGGGTCTGAAACCAGGCCTGTCAATTTCACTGAAAAGAATACTTATGTTTTGGCTGATGATTCTAATGTGAGATCAAAGATGGTCACCAATCAATATGGAGATGAAGCATCTTTTGGTTTGTCTATATCTCATTCTATTGAAGATTCTGAAGCATGTGTAAATTTTGGTGgaataaaaaaagtcaaagtAAATCAGGTTAAGGAAGTTGATGTACAGGCTCTGGAGGGACATAATTTTGGTAGGCAGAGTAATGGTGATCTACATCAGGCCTATAACAGGGAAGTTGAGACAAGGTCTGCATCAATAGGGCAAGCCTTTGACAAGGATCGTGATGCCACTTTAATGGGACTCACCTACAGCAGAGGGGATGCACATGTCAGATCATTTGGTGCCTCCTTTGTCAAAGGTGATGACTCAATCGTATCGATTAGTGAATCCTATAATAAAGAGGAcacaaatataatttcttttggtgggttCCCAGATGAAAGGGATATTATCTCTGTGGGTAGGCCTGCTGCAGAGTATGATCAATTATATAATCAATCTTCAGTTCATGTGTCAACAACAGCCCACGAGAAAGAGTTGGATGTGTCAAGTTCTGATGCAGTTGCAAGTACACTTCAGGTAGCAAAAGTTAAGTCTGAAACTGTATCCAAGAATAAACAAGAGCTCAAAACAGCAAAGAAAGAAGCTCCAAACAGCTTCCCTTCTAATGTCAGAAGCTTGATATCTACTGGTATTCTTGATGGAGTTCCTGTGAAGTATGTCTCAGTGTCACGTGAG GAACTTCGAGGAATTATAAAAGGCTCTGGTTATCTTTGTGGGTGTCAGTCATGTAACTATACAAAG GTTCTGAATGCTTACGAGTTTGAGAGACATGCTGGCTGCAAAacaaaacatccaaacaatcacatttattTTGAGAATGGGAAGACTATTTATCAAATAGTACAGGAATTGAGGAGTACCCCCGAAAGTTTGTTGtttgatacaattcaaacaGTTTTTGGTGCACCAATTAATCAGAAAGCATTTCGCAACTGGAAAG AATCATTTCAAGCAGCAACACGGGAGCTTCAACGCATTTATGGAAAGGAAGAACTTAACCTATAA